In Bradyrhizobium sp. 1(2017), one DNA window encodes the following:
- a CDS encoding alpha/beta fold hydrolase, whose amino-acid sequence MDAALDDVFIDEISFPATDGYALTGTLFLPRGTKRHAVLINSATAVPRKIYRGFASYLAHRGCAVLTYDYRGIGDSRLPAMVGHNQPKSLVGFQTSMSDWAALDVTAAVRWMRERYHTLPLAYIGHSFGGQALGLVANNTDISRAAFVASQAATWRLMTSPEKYRVFAFMNFVGVPLVHALGYAPGWAGIGEDLPKGVFLQWAEWVSSPRYLFDSKLPALENFANFRGELRALCFSDDPWATRPAVELLTSGFTAITPEVLTVKPSDVGAKAIGHFGFFRPDHRDTLWRGLAEWIQGE is encoded by the coding sequence ATGGACGCGGCACTGGACGACGTTTTCATCGACGAGATCAGCTTCCCGGCGACCGATGGGTATGCGCTGACCGGCACCCTGTTCCTGCCGCGCGGCACCAAACGCCATGCCGTGCTGATCAACTCGGCCACCGCGGTCCCGCGCAAGATCTACCGCGGCTTTGCCTCCTATCTCGCCCATCGCGGCTGCGCGGTGCTGACCTACGACTATCGCGGCATCGGCGATTCCCGGCTGCCGGCGATGGTCGGCCACAACCAGCCGAAATCGCTGGTCGGCTTCCAGACCTCGATGTCGGATTGGGCCGCGCTCGATGTGACCGCCGCGGTACGCTGGATGCGCGAGCGCTATCACACCCTGCCCCTTGCCTATATCGGCCATTCCTTCGGCGGCCAGGCGCTGGGGCTGGTCGCGAACAACACGGACATCTCGCGCGCCGCGTTCGTGGCCTCGCAGGCCGCGACCTGGCGGCTGATGACGTCGCCGGAAAAATATCGCGTCTTTGCCTTCATGAACTTTGTCGGCGTGCCGCTGGTCCACGCCCTCGGCTACGCGCCCGGCTGGGCCGGCATCGGCGAGGATCTGCCCAAGGGTGTTTTCCTGCAATGGGCGGAGTGGGTCTCGAGCCCACGCTACCTGTTCGACTCGAAGCTGCCGGCGCTGGAGAATTTCGCGAACTTCAGGGGCGAGCTGCGCGCGCTGTGCTTCTCCGACGATCCCTGGGCGACGCGGCCCGCGGTCGAGCTGCTGACGAGCGGCTTCACCGCGATCACGCCGGAGGTGCTCACCGTCAAGCCGTCCGATGTCGGCGCCAAGGCAATAGGCCATTTCGGCTTTTTCCGTCCCGATCACCGCGACACGCTGTGGCGCGGCTTGGCGGAATGGATTCAGGGGGAGTGA
- a CDS encoding diacylglycerol kinase yields the protein MLRIWKATINSRNGLAFAFRSEQAVREEIFALLLSLPLAWFVAATAMRAVELVCSVAFVLTVELLNTAIEKLADRLTMDHDKQIGRVKDMGSAAVGVALLMAGAFWIFAIVERLGFV from the coding sequence TTGCTGCGGATCTGGAAGGCCACGATCAACTCCCGTAACGGTCTGGCCTTTGCGTTCCGGTCGGAGCAGGCCGTGCGCGAGGAGATCTTTGCGCTCCTGCTGTCGCTGCCGCTCGCCTGGTTCGTCGCGGCGACCGCGATGCGCGCGGTCGAATTGGTGTGCTCTGTCGCGTTCGTGCTGACGGTCGAGCTGCTCAACACGGCGATCGAAAAACTCGCCGACCGGCTCACCATGGACCACGACAAGCAGATCGGCCGCGTCAAGGACATGGGCTCGGCCGCCGTCGGCGTTGCGCTGCTGATGGCCGGCGCGTTCTGGATCTTTGCCATCGTCGAGCGATTGGGTTTCGTCTAG
- a CDS encoding LuxR C-terminal-related transcriptional regulator, whose protein sequence is MRAEQEHLDGLPERQLADRLMSIAESRSVRSLGIACCSAEMTGSPTVGLYLLDGLKPELAYSSHVAEGLLDNYKAGFWKCDPVLDCIMTRGCAADGETVIGPQQWRHSPSFEMLHEWGLAYNMGAPLWSSRQIVGVLFTATTDAPYTPRTRQRMEMLCRAGSLALTNMMNVGEIEAHRGAIPVPERAATLSASLPPRSADVAIRVCRGQTNKAIAREMGISDQTVKEHVANLCRRFGAHNRTELAALLLSTTSRQ, encoded by the coding sequence GTGAGAGCCGAGCAGGAGCATTTGGATGGTCTGCCCGAGCGGCAGCTCGCCGATCGGCTGATGTCCATCGCCGAGAGCCGGTCGGTACGCTCGCTCGGCATTGCCTGCTGTTCAGCGGAAATGACGGGATCGCCGACCGTTGGTCTCTATCTGCTCGACGGGCTCAAGCCCGAGTTGGCCTACAGCAGTCACGTCGCGGAAGGTCTGCTCGACAATTACAAGGCCGGCTTCTGGAAGTGTGATCCCGTGCTCGACTGCATCATGACCAGGGGCTGCGCGGCCGACGGCGAAACCGTGATCGGCCCGCAGCAGTGGCGGCACAGCCCATCCTTCGAGATGCTGCACGAGTGGGGTCTTGCCTACAACATGGGGGCGCCGCTGTGGTCCAGCCGCCAGATTGTCGGCGTGCTGTTCACCGCGACGACCGACGCGCCCTACACGCCGCGGACGCGGCAGCGCATGGAAATGCTGTGCCGCGCCGGTTCGCTTGCTTTGACCAATATGATGAATGTGGGCGAGATCGAGGCGCATCGTGGTGCCATCCCGGTTCCTGAGCGGGCCGCCACGCTTTCGGCATCGCTTCCGCCGCGTTCGGCCGACGTGGCCATTCGTGTCTGTCGCGGCCAAACCAACAAGGCGATCGCGCGTGAGATGGGAATCTCGGATCAGACCGTGAAGGAGCACGTCGCAAACTTGTGTCGCCGCTTCGGAGCGCATAATCGCACCGAGCTGGCGGCCCTCCTGCTGAGCACGACCAGCCGGCAATAG
- a CDS encoding class II 3-deoxy-7-phosphoheptulonate synthase — MSERWTPESWRSKPVLQVPDYPDANALADVEAQLATFPPLVFAGEARNLKKALARVAAGEAFLLQGGDCAESFAEHGANNIRDFFRVLLQMAVVLTYAGAVPVVKVGRIAGQFAKPRSSPTEKVNGVELPSYRGDIVNDIAFTKEARVPDPQRQLMAYRQSAATLNLLRAFATGGYANLGSVHQWMLGFLKDSPQSRRYKELADRISDALNFMRACGLDLEAHPELRATDFYTSHEALLLGYEQAMTRVDSTTGDWYATSGHMIWIGDRTRQLDHGHIEYFRGIKNPIGLKCGPSLKPDELLKLIDVLDPDNEPGRLTLIGRFGSDKVGEHLPNMVRAVQREGRAVVWSCDPMHGNTITSTSGYKTRPFDRVLSEVKSFFAIHAAEGTHAGGVHLEMTGQDVTECIGGARAITDEDLNDRYHTVCDPRLNAEQSIDMAFLIAELLKQERAGKARPMPAAAGL; from the coding sequence ATGTCCGAGCGGTGGACGCCCGAGTCCTGGCGCAGCAAGCCGGTGCTACAGGTGCCCGACTATCCCGACGCCAACGCCCTGGCCGACGTCGAGGCGCAGCTTGCGACCTTTCCGCCGCTGGTGTTCGCGGGCGAAGCGCGCAACCTGAAGAAGGCGCTGGCGCGGGTTGCGGCCGGCGAGGCGTTCCTGCTCCAGGGCGGCGACTGCGCCGAAAGCTTTGCCGAGCACGGCGCCAACAACATCCGCGACTTCTTCCGCGTGCTGCTGCAGATGGCGGTGGTGCTGACCTATGCCGGCGCCGTCCCCGTGGTGAAGGTCGGCCGCATCGCCGGCCAGTTCGCAAAGCCGCGGTCGTCGCCGACCGAGAAGGTGAACGGCGTCGAGTTGCCGAGCTATCGCGGCGACATCGTCAACGACATCGCTTTCACCAAGGAAGCGCGCGTGCCGGATCCGCAGCGCCAGCTGATGGCCTATCGCCAGTCGGCCGCGACGCTGAACCTGCTGCGCGCCTTCGCGACCGGCGGCTACGCCAATCTCGGCAGCGTGCATCAATGGATGCTCGGCTTCCTGAAGGATAGCCCGCAGTCCCGCCGCTACAAGGAGCTGGCCGACCGCATCTCGGATGCGCTCAACTTCATGCGCGCCTGCGGCCTCGATCTCGAGGCCCATCCCGAGCTGCGTGCCACCGATTTCTACACCAGCCACGAGGCGCTGCTGCTCGGCTACGAGCAGGCCATGACCCGCGTCGATTCCACCACCGGCGACTGGTACGCGACCTCCGGCCACATGATCTGGATCGGCGACCGCACCCGCCAGCTCGATCATGGCCACATCGAATATTTCCGCGGCATCAAGAACCCGATCGGGCTCAAATGCGGCCCGTCGCTCAAGCCCGACGAGCTCTTGAAGCTGATCGACGTGCTCGACCCCGACAACGAGCCGGGCCGGCTGACGTTGATCGGCCGCTTCGGCTCCGACAAGGTCGGCGAGCACTTGCCGAACATGGTCCGCGCGGTGCAGCGCGAGGGCAGGGCGGTGGTCTGGTCTTGCGATCCCATGCACGGCAACACCATCACCTCGACGTCGGGCTACAAGACGCGGCCGTTCGACCGCGTCCTGTCCGAGGTGAAGTCGTTCTTTGCCATCCATGCCGCCGAAGGCACCCATGCCGGCGGCGTGCATCTGGAGATGACCGGCCAGGACGTCACCGAATGTATCGGCGGCGCCCGTGCCATCACGGACGAGGATCTCAACGACCGCTACCACACGGTCTGCGATCCCCGCCTCAATGCCGAGCAGTCCATCGACATGGCCTTCCTGATCGCCGAGCTGCTCAAGCAGGAACGCGCCGGCAAGGCCAGGCCGATGCCGGCCGCAGCGGGGCTCTAG
- a CDS encoding cytochrome C oxidase subunit IV family protein, which translates to MANAAIHMEGQLHAPALGAVATGAVHAEGQQHPIKLYLVVWGWLFVLSTCSYLVDYFGLHGYLRWSLILLFMMLKAGLIVAVFMHMAWERLALAYAILLPPIAVLVFVAIMVLESEYTHLLRVLFFATPS; encoded by the coding sequence ATGGCAAACGCGGCGATACATATGGAAGGACAGCTCCACGCTCCGGCGCTTGGCGCAGTCGCAACGGGAGCCGTTCACGCCGAGGGACAACAGCACCCGATCAAGCTGTATCTCGTGGTCTGGGGCTGGTTGTTCGTTCTCAGCACGTGCTCCTACCTCGTCGACTACTTTGGCCTGCATGGCTATCTGAGGTGGTCGCTGATCCTGCTGTTCATGATGTTGAAGGCCGGCCTGATCGTCGCTGTCTTCATGCACATGGCCTGGGAGCGACTGGCCTTGGCCTATGCCATCCTGCTGCCGCCGATCGCGGTATTGGTATTCGTGGCGATCATGGTGCTCGAATCCGAATACACTCACTTGCTCCGGGTGCTGTTCTTCGCAACCCCGTCATAG
- a CDS encoding NAD(P)H-dependent oxidoreductase: MRTSRIVGFSGNSWRPAKSRVLVEAVAADLLGQHGLKTNVLDLVDAGSGIAAFTRIGLDGPARAVVEAIEQADGLVIGCPVYQGSYPGLFKHVFDLIEPGVLRNRPVLLTAVGGGLRHSLVVEHQLRPLFGFFEACTVSTAIYASSSEFAPDGPSSPMIAARLANAVEQFAMLLNGRQANAA, from the coding sequence GTGAGGACATCCCGCATCGTTGGTTTCTCCGGTAATAGTTGGCGACCGGCGAAGTCGCGCGTCCTGGTGGAAGCCGTCGCGGCGGACCTGCTCGGGCAGCATGGACTCAAGACCAACGTCCTCGACCTCGTTGATGCCGGCTCAGGCATAGCCGCCTTTACCCGCATCGGCCTCGACGGCCCTGCCCGCGCCGTCGTCGAGGCGATCGAGCAGGCCGACGGCCTCGTGATCGGCTGCCCGGTCTACCAGGGCTCTTATCCCGGCCTGTTCAAGCACGTATTCGACCTGATCGAACCGGGCGTGCTGCGCAATCGGCCGGTGCTGCTCACAGCCGTCGGCGGCGGCCTGCGCCACTCCCTGGTGGTCGAACACCAACTCCGTCCGTTGTTCGGTTTCTTCGAGGCTTGCACTGTCTCGACCGCCATCTACGCCAGCAGCAGCGAGTTCGCACCGGACGGACCGTCCTCGCCAATGATCGCAGCGCGGCTCGCCAATGCCGTCGAGCAGTTCGCCATGCTTCTCAACGGGCGCCAGGCGAACGCCGCATGA
- a CDS encoding NAD+ synthase, whose product MTERLNAFAVTLAQLNPTMGDIAGNAAKARAARAQAIADGADLVLFPELFISGYPPEDLVRKPAFQAACRAAIESLARETADGGPAMLVGTPWVEEGRLYNACALLDGGRISGLRFKCNLPNYGVFDEMRLFSRGPAAGPVTVRGVRIGVPICEDIWLEESEDYENVVETLAETGAEIILVPNGSPYGRDKNDVRLSVAVARVTESGLPLVYLNQVCGQDELVFDGASFALNGDLSLAAQLPTFEESITTLRFTRNGDDWRCTGPVAEQLEGDKADYAACVLGLRDYVAKNGFPGVLLGISGGIDSALCAAIAVDALGADQVHGVMLPYRYTAPHSIADAGELAGHLGIRYEVLPIAEAVNGFETILSGIFKNLPPDITEENLQARTRGTLLMAISNKTGLMVVTTGNKSEMSVGYATLYGDMNGGFNPIKDIYKTQVFRLASLRNGWKPEGALGPAGEVIPPDIITRPPTAELRENQRDDDSLPAYDVLDAILERLVEREEPLDQIIAAGFDRETVTRIDHLLNVAEYKRRQAAPGVKVTARNFGRDRRYPITNRFRDKGERPPAADETLVSRGSRASIDAFEG is encoded by the coding sequence ATGACCGAACGTCTCAACGCCTTCGCGGTCACGCTCGCCCAGCTCAATCCGACCATGGGCGACATCGCGGGCAACGCGGCCAAGGCGCGGGCCGCGCGCGCGCAGGCGATCGCCGACGGCGCCGATCTCGTGCTGTTTCCGGAATTGTTCATCAGCGGCTATCCGCCGGAGGACCTCGTGCGGAAGCCGGCGTTCCAGGCCGCCTGCCGCGCCGCGATCGAAAGCCTTGCGCGCGAGACCGCCGATGGTGGCCCGGCCATGCTGGTCGGCACGCCCTGGGTCGAGGAAGGCAGGCTCTACAATGCCTGTGCGCTTCTCGATGGCGGCCGCATCTCGGGCCTGCGCTTCAAATGCAATCTGCCGAACTACGGCGTGTTCGACGAGATGCGGCTGTTTTCGCGCGGGCCTGCCGCGGGCCCGGTGACGGTGCGCGGCGTGCGCATCGGCGTGCCGATCTGCGAGGACATCTGGCTGGAGGAGTCCGAGGACTACGAGAACGTGGTCGAGACGCTGGCCGAGACCGGCGCCGAGATCATCCTGGTGCCGAACGGCTCGCCTTACGGACGCGACAAGAACGACGTGCGCCTGTCGGTCGCGGTGGCGCGCGTCACCGAAAGCGGCTTGCCGCTGGTCTATCTGAACCAGGTCTGCGGCCAGGACGAGCTTGTCTTCGACGGTGCGTCCTTTGCGCTCAACGGCGACCTCTCGCTCGCCGCGCAACTGCCGACCTTCGAAGAGAGCATCACGACGCTGCGCTTCACCAGAAACGGCGACGACTGGCGCTGCACGGGGCCGGTCGCCGAACAGCTCGAGGGCGACAAGGCCGATTATGCCGCCTGTGTGCTGGGCCTGCGCGACTACGTCGCCAAGAACGGCTTTCCCGGTGTGCTGCTCGGCATTTCCGGCGGCATCGATTCGGCGCTGTGCGCGGCGATCGCGGTCGACGCGCTCGGCGCCGACCAGGTGCACGGCGTGATGCTGCCCTATCGCTACACTGCGCCACACTCGATCGCAGATGCCGGCGAGCTCGCCGGCCATCTCGGCATCCGCTACGAGGTGCTGCCGATCGCGGAAGCCGTGAACGGATTCGAGACGATCCTGTCCGGCATCTTCAAGAACCTGCCGCCTGACATCACCGAGGAGAACCTGCAGGCCCGCACCCGCGGCACGCTGCTGATGGCGATCTCCAACAAGACCGGCCTGATGGTGGTGACGACGGGCAACAAGTCGGAAATGTCGGTCGGCTATGCCACGCTCTATGGTGACATGAACGGTGGGTTCAATCCGATCAAGGACATCTACAAGACGCAGGTGTTTCGACTGGCGAGCCTGCGCAACGGCTGGAAGCCGGAAGGCGCGCTCGGGCCTGCGGGCGAAGTCATTCCACCCGATATCATCACGCGTCCGCCGACCGCGGAATTGCGCGAGAACCAGCGTGATGACGACTCGCTGCCGGCCTATGACGTGCTCGATGCGATCCTCGAACGGCTGGTCGAACGCGAGGAGCCGCTCGATCAGATCATCGCCGCCGGCTTCGACCGCGAGACGGTGACCCGCATCGACCATCTGCTCAACGTCGCCGAATACAAACGCCGCCAGGCCGCGCCCGGCGTGAAGGTGACGGCGAGGAATTTCGGCCGCGACCGTCGCTATCCCATCACCAACCGCTTTCGCGACAAGGGCGAGAGGCCGCCGGCGGCGGACGAGACGCTGGTGTCGCGCGGGAGCAGGGCATCGATCGACGCGTTCGAGGGCTGA
- a CDS encoding alpha/beta fold hydrolase, whose protein sequence is MLDTVKPSPDLTGFARAEYDINGVRTVVHTIGSGPALVFLHGTGTFTGFEMARDWAKRHTVIIPYHAGFGDSGDSDAIDTIEDHVLHCMDLFDKLTLAQFDLAGFSLGGWLAAEFAIRQPQRVRKLVLVAPAGLVVPSAPAPGLFEIAPQELPAYLAHDPAAALRYFPKAPDPGFDARLGREVTGFAKLIRSEPQGNPKLANWLHRIAMPTLVLWGAADRLRPTAQADAWRAGLPDARVTLVPATGHLVFEETPAAAQHVIDFLAD, encoded by the coding sequence ATGCTTGATACCGTCAAACCCTCGCCCGATCTCACCGGCTTCGCGCGCGCGGAGTACGACATCAACGGCGTGCGGACGGTCGTCCACACGATCGGAAGCGGTCCGGCGCTGGTGTTCCTGCACGGCACCGGCACCTTCACCGGCTTCGAGATGGCGCGCGACTGGGCGAAGCGGCACACCGTGATCATTCCCTATCACGCCGGCTTCGGCGACTCCGGTGATAGCGACGCGATCGACACGATCGAGGATCACGTCCTCCATTGCATGGATCTGTTCGACAAGCTCACGCTTGCGCAGTTCGACCTCGCCGGCTTCTCGCTGGGTGGATGGCTGGCCGCGGAGTTCGCGATCCGCCAGCCGCAGCGCGTGCGCAAGCTGGTGCTGGTCGCGCCCGCCGGCCTCGTGGTGCCGAGCGCACCGGCACCGGGATTGTTCGAGATCGCGCCGCAGGAATTGCCGGCCTATCTCGCGCACGATCCGGCCGCCGCGCTGCGCTACTTCCCCAAGGCGCCCGATCCCGGCTTCGACGCGCGCCTGGGGCGTGAGGTCACGGGCTTTGCCAAGCTGATCCGCAGCGAGCCGCAGGGCAATCCGAAGCTTGCGAACTGGCTGCATCGGATTGCGATGCCGACGCTGGTGTTGTGGGGCGCGGCTGACCGGCTGCGTCCGACGGCACAGGCGGACGCCTGGAGGGCCGGCCTGCCCGACGCCCGCGTGACGCTGGTGCCGGCGACGGGCCATCTCGTCTTCGAGGAGACGCCCGCTGCCGCGCAACACGTCATCGACTTCCTTGCCGATTGA
- a CDS encoding cupin domain-containing protein — MIEMPPGVTPSKEGFGNIVWNILGQTYTLKQHSEASMAWHAVFPDGTFVPPHVHPTQDEFVYVLTGRYDLWLDGKDFVAKAGDLVRMPKGIPHGIFNKSGETATSLFWVAPTRSLKELFERIHNLPDPQEVVRRAAEHEVNFLPPPT, encoded by the coding sequence ATGATTGAGATGCCCCCGGGCGTAACCCCCTCCAAGGAAGGCTTCGGCAACATCGTCTGGAACATTCTAGGCCAGACCTACACGCTCAAGCAGCATTCCGAGGCCTCGATGGCCTGGCACGCCGTGTTTCCGGACGGAACCTTCGTGCCGCCGCACGTGCATCCGACCCAGGACGAGTTCGTCTATGTGCTGACCGGCCGTTACGATCTCTGGCTCGATGGCAAGGATTTTGTCGCCAAAGCCGGCGATCTCGTGCGCATGCCCAAGGGCATTCCCCACGGCATCTTCAACAAGTCGGGCGAGACAGCGACGAGCCTGTTCTGGGTGGCGCCAACGCGCTCGCTGAAGGAGCTGTTCGAGCGAATCCATAACCTCCCCGATCCGCAGGAGGTCGTACGCCGCGCCGCCGAGCACGAGGTCAATTTCCTGCCACCGCCGACCTGA
- a CDS encoding MFS transporter: MIMPMTNWTTISESDRQRIGRWQKGMLALAILCEIFLAADWYAFAAVLPFVSESLKLNPAEAGLAQGIFALTYGIGMVVWSPVSRSMTARNMLLIGLAGTGLGMVLQVFVQSYMQLVLLRLVIGFFDAGIFIGNMKLIFGWFPQSRRGSVVGIILAAYSLAITMDFALGIPLTIATGWRTFFAVLAIGTLIVAAIDALVVRNNPRELGIDGFSWGNEAQQQHLPLGEIFRSKWIAVGGFGIVACTFAIAGTATWVVPAFITVQHMAPESGAVIGTVMGLSQVLFLVIGGYMSDRLGKPFMIKLTAFLAFLTAVMFLWSVVTPMPFGMLVLFAALSGVALLGGGAIFALLSEKYSDALAPAAIGYAEVFGIFSAFVAPWMMGAIINASAGSFTGAFIAFAVVEFIIVGLLMILARDDVRQGVTIESPAE, translated from the coding sequence ATGATCATGCCGATGACCAACTGGACGACGATTTCCGAGAGCGACCGCCAGCGGATTGGACGATGGCAGAAGGGAATGTTGGCGCTCGCCATCCTCTGCGAGATCTTTCTTGCCGCGGACTGGTACGCCTTCGCCGCAGTATTGCCCTTCGTCTCGGAAAGCCTGAAACTCAATCCCGCCGAGGCGGGGCTGGCGCAGGGAATCTTTGCGCTGACCTATGGCATCGGAATGGTGGTGTGGTCGCCGGTCAGCCGCTCGATGACGGCGCGCAACATGCTGCTGATCGGGCTTGCGGGCACCGGCCTCGGCATGGTGCTCCAGGTGTTCGTACAGAGCTACATGCAGCTCGTGTTGCTGCGGCTCGTCATCGGCTTCTTCGACGCAGGCATCTTCATCGGCAACATGAAGCTGATCTTCGGCTGGTTCCCACAAAGCCGGCGCGGCTCGGTGGTAGGGATCATTCTCGCCGCCTACAGCCTCGCCATCACCATGGACTTCGCACTCGGCATCCCCCTGACGATCGCAACCGGCTGGCGGACCTTTTTCGCCGTGCTGGCAATCGGCACGCTGATCGTTGCAGCGATCGATGCGCTCGTCGTGCGCAACAATCCGCGCGAGCTCGGCATCGACGGCTTCAGTTGGGGCAACGAAGCGCAACAGCAGCATCTCCCGCTCGGCGAAATCTTCCGTTCGAAATGGATCGCGGTTGGCGGCTTCGGCATCGTGGCCTGCACCTTCGCGATCGCCGGCACGGCCACCTGGGTCGTGCCCGCCTTCATCACCGTGCAGCACATGGCACCGGAATCCGGCGCCGTGATCGGCACCGTGATGGGACTGTCTCAGGTGCTGTTCCTTGTGATCGGCGGCTACATGTCCGACCGGTTGGGCAAGCCCTTCATGATCAAACTCACCGCGTTCCTCGCCTTCCTCACGGCCGTGATGTTCCTGTGGAGCGTCGTCACGCCGATGCCGTTCGGGATGCTGGTGTTGTTTGCAGCGCTCAGCGGCGTGGCGCTGCTCGGCGGCGGGGCGATCTTTGCACTGTTGAGCGAAAAGTATTCCGATGCGCTCGCGCCGGCGGCGATCGGTTATGCCGAAGTGTTCGGCATCTTCTCGGCGTTCGTGGCCCCCTGGATGATGGGGGCCATCATCAACGCCTCCGCCGGCTCGTTCACCGGGGCCTTCATTGCCTTTGCCGTGGTCGAGTTCATCATCGTCGGCCTCCTGATGATCCTCGCCCGCGACGATGTCAGGCAGGGAGTGACCATCGAAAGCCCCGCCGAATAG
- a CDS encoding heme-copper oxidase subunit III family protein — protein sequence MAETVLTTSDQSTARLEGWRGIAADWASDQRAFKNVSWGKAMMWIFLLSDTFIFSCFLLSYMTARMSTTVPWPNPSEVFALTIAGHHIPLILIAIMTFVLISSSGTMAMAVNFGYRRDRVRTAILMLVTAAFGATFVGMQAFEWTKLIMEGVRPWGNPWGAAQFGSSFFMITGFHGTHVTIGVIFLIAIARKVWRGDFDVEKRGFFTSRKGHYEIVEITGLYWHFVDLVWVFIFAFFYLW from the coding sequence ATGGCTGAGACCGTGCTGACAACTTCGGACCAATCGACTGCGCGGCTCGAAGGCTGGCGTGGCATCGCCGCCGACTGGGCGTCGGATCAGCGCGCCTTCAAGAACGTGTCCTGGGGCAAGGCCATGATGTGGATCTTCCTCCTCAGCGACACCTTCATCTTCAGTTGCTTCCTGCTCTCCTACATGACGGCGCGCATGTCGACGACCGTGCCGTGGCCGAATCCCAGCGAAGTCTTCGCCCTCACTATCGCCGGCCACCACATTCCCCTGATCCTGATCGCCATCATGACCTTCGTCCTGATCAGCAGCAGCGGAACAATGGCGATGGCCGTCAATTTCGGCTACCGCAGGGATCGCGTGAGAACCGCCATCCTGATGCTCGTCACGGCGGCATTCGGCGCAACCTTCGTCGGAATGCAGGCGTTCGAATGGACCAAGCTGATCATGGAGGGCGTTCGACCCTGGGGCAATCCATGGGGCGCGGCGCAGTTTGGCTCGAGCTTTTTCATGATCACGGGTTTCCACGGCACTCACGTGACGATCGGCGTGATCTTCCTGATCGCGATCGCGCGAAAGGTCTGGCGGGGAGACTTCGATGTCGAGAAGCGTGGCTTTTTCACAAGCCGCAAGGGCCATTACGAGATCGTCGAGATCACCGGGCTGTACTGGCACTTCGTCGACCTCGTGTGGGTGTTCATCTTTGCGTTTTTCTATCTTTGGTGA
- a CDS encoding acyl-CoA dehydrogenase family protein: MSPSVQRAAKSTATPTVAEFHARLDALLPLVESRAAEAEAQGYLTDDVVAALRKAGIYNMLFPKEVGGPELLPYDAMTVIERLAYTHASAGWCAIGCNMEGTTLAIYIEDEGIRKVFAGGPDITIAGNGVPRGFARPVDGGYMIRGNWAYGSGIQHAEWVHSGCFVTDPSGKDMVFGPNGQPKIVVTHHPRSTIKLMGNWDVLGLRATGSFDYTLSEGDELFVPAHMTYDFDIGAPRRGGVQGALGLAGYSAWAHSAWAVGTGRRMLDELVKVIVQRQDPFGKSCESASFKFQFAQAEARFRAASALVHETWKEVSETCAGGESPSLDQMTMIKLSLRHIHDVLSDVGTFAHRAARGASLHNTPMQRFYRDIHSGTQHILMADQIVEECGRALLGLPGPGAQWTVFGVTG, translated from the coding sequence ATGAGCCCTTCTGTGCAGCGCGCCGCAAAGTCCACCGCAACGCCGACGGTGGCCGAATTTCATGCGCGCCTCGACGCCCTGCTGCCATTGGTCGAATCGAGGGCCGCCGAAGCCGAGGCGCAGGGCTATCTCACCGATGACGTGGTGGCCGCACTGCGCAAGGCCGGCATCTACAACATGCTGTTTCCCAAGGAGGTCGGCGGCCCTGAGCTTCTTCCCTACGACGCCATGACCGTGATCGAGCGTCTCGCCTACACCCACGCATCCGCTGGCTGGTGCGCGATCGGCTGCAACATGGAGGGAACGACACTCGCCATCTACATCGAGGATGAGGGCATAAGAAAAGTCTTCGCGGGCGGCCCCGACATCACCATTGCCGGCAACGGCGTTCCGCGCGGTTTCGCCCGCCCGGTCGACGGTGGTTACATGATCCGCGGCAACTGGGCCTATGGCAGCGGCATCCAGCATGCCGAGTGGGTGCATTCCGGCTGCTTCGTGACGGACCCATCCGGCAAGGACATGGTATTCGGCCCAAACGGTCAGCCCAAGATCGTCGTGACCCACCATCCGCGTTCGACGATCAAGCTGATGGGCAATTGGGACGTGCTCGGCCTGCGTGCGACCGGAAGTTTCGACTATACCCTGAGCGAAGGCGACGAGCTGTTCGTGCCTGCTCACATGACCTACGACTTCGACATCGGCGCGCCCAGGCGCGGCGGTGTGCAGGGTGCGCTCGGACTGGCCGGCTACAGCGCCTGGGCGCATTCGGCCTGGGCGGTCGGAACTGGACGCCGCATGCTCGACGAACTCGTAAAAGTGATCGTCCAGCGCCAGGATCCCTTCGGCAAATCGTGCGAGAGCGCAAGCTTCAAGTTTCAGTTCGCGCAGGCCGAAGCGCGCTTCCGCGCGGCGAGCGCGCTGGTGCACGAAACCTGGAAGGAAGTCTCGGAGACCTGCGCCGGCGGCGAAAGTCCGTCGCTGGACCAGATGACCATGATCAAGCTGTCGCTGCGTCACATCCACGACGTGCTGTCGGACGTCGGGACCTTCGCGCACCGTGCCGCCCGAGGCGCCTCGCTGCACAACACGCCGATGCAGCGGTTCTATCGCGACATCCACTCCGGCACCCAGCACATCCTGATGGCCGACCAGATCGTCGAGGAATGCGGCCGCGCGCTGCTCGGCCTTCCCGGCCCCGGTGCGCAATGGACCGTGTTCGGGGTCACCGGCTGA